From Nocardioides daedukensis, the proteins below share one genomic window:
- a CDS encoding acetamidase/formamidase family protein, giving the protein MLRPLMLHEIDEEARASSLVYTFGGVEPVATLLRGTDLRTSTLDCFAGLVRRAEDLPSVVCDPRYLNPQTGPFYVEGARPGDTLAVHFASIEPRHDWGVSSTVPFFGALTASRDTALLHEALPERTWIYDLDSAEGQVHFRALDSGLTVPLPLDPMHGTVGVAPPLGEVRSSLTPGSWGGNMDTPEMRAGATCYLGVNVEGALLSFGDGHARQGEGESCGVAVECAMDTTLRVDVVSGVVTPWPRIETDDHWMTTGSAKPLEDAFRIAHTQMVRWLEDLLDLSTMDAYQLVAQVALTPVANVCDTVYTVVCKVPKAFFPGVVAMHGVHDALRRP; this is encoded by the coding sequence ATGCTGCGTCCGTTGATGCTGCACGAGATCGACGAGGAGGCTCGGGCCTCCTCGTTGGTCTACACGTTCGGCGGTGTGGAGCCGGTTGCCACACTGCTGCGAGGCACCGATCTCCGTACGTCGACGTTGGACTGCTTCGCTGGTCTGGTGCGGCGGGCAGAGGACCTCCCCTCGGTCGTGTGTGACCCGCGTTATCTGAACCCGCAGACGGGGCCCTTCTATGTCGAGGGCGCTCGGCCGGGGGACACCCTTGCGGTTCACTTCGCCAGTATTGAACCGCGCCATGACTGGGGTGTCAGCTCCACGGTGCCGTTCTTCGGAGCGCTCACCGCGAGCCGTGACACCGCCCTGCTGCACGAGGCACTGCCTGAGCGCACCTGGATCTATGACCTCGACTCCGCGGAGGGGCAAGTGCACTTCAGGGCGCTTGACAGCGGGCTCACGGTTCCGCTGCCGCTGGATCCGATGCACGGCACCGTCGGGGTTGCCCCACCCCTGGGTGAAGTGCGTTCCTCGCTGACACCGGGCAGTTGGGGCGGCAACATGGACACCCCGGAGATGCGTGCCGGAGCCACGTGCTATCTCGGTGTGAATGTCGAGGGTGCGCTGCTGAGTTTCGGCGACGGACATGCCCGGCAGGGCGAGGGCGAATCGTGCGGTGTGGCGGTTGAATGCGCCATGGACACGACGCTGCGCGTGGATGTCGTGTCGGGTGTGGTGACACCTTGGCCGCGGATCGAGACTGACGACCACTGGATGACGACCGGCTCGGCCAAGCCGCTGGAGGACGCCTTCCGCATTGCCCACACCCAGATGGTGCGCTGGCTCGAAGACCTGCTGGACCTGAGCACGATGGATGCCTACCAGCTGGTGGCTCAGGTGGCTCTCACCCCGGTCGCCAACGTGTGCGACACCGTCTACACGGTCGTGTGCAAGGTGCCCAAGGCGTTCTTCCCAGGGGTCGTCGCCATGCACGGCGTCCACGACGCGCTTCGTCGTCCTTAG
- a CDS encoding alpha/beta-hydrolase family protein, whose protein sequence is MSPSALRRWSRAGLARPDIVGVLVAAWFFSQSLAPSLLLRSWLFQGVLTGVSTAVGYWLGTGLARMFRWVLAKTRWAQVRPPGQPAAWRLGAGVVAMLIVVWSVVKAAPEHEWTWQRLGHEASSFWFLYVGTAAVALLGAAVMFAVGALLRFLWSRLTGVGNWLLPRWIAGGLALVLLTWALLAALNNVVLQRTLDGFNATFAAGDRDLDGAPEQPESMFRSGGPRSSLDWASTGREGRRFLTRGPGTEELTDFTAGDVVEPVRVFVGRAEASSIAERVELAIQELETFGAFERAALLVVIPTGTGWINEQIVQPMEYLHNGNIATVAVQYSHLPSPLAFMAELDAAGDTGTRLVAEVEKRLAELDDPPHLYVAGESLGSFGGARAFDSLADSARRTAGALWVGPPASMHLRREAERIRRSGSTQVRPVVGDGEDFLFVNRTSDFDRVEADSRPHSVFLQQADDGVVWWDWDTAYSRPDWLEEPLDAEVNPDMRWTPLTTFLQLAVDMAVSNDFDEGQGHLYGTMPLTAWHAILAPAGWDEQKVERLRERLESVQR, encoded by the coding sequence ATGTCGCCCAGCGCACTGCGCAGGTGGAGCCGAGCGGGACTGGCGCGACCGGACATCGTCGGCGTGCTGGTGGCTGCATGGTTCTTCAGTCAGTCGCTGGCACCGTCCCTGTTGTTGAGGTCCTGGCTCTTCCAAGGCGTCCTCACCGGGGTGAGCACTGCCGTCGGCTATTGGCTGGGCACGGGCCTGGCCCGGATGTTTCGCTGGGTCCTCGCCAAGACGAGGTGGGCACAGGTCCGGCCACCGGGGCAGCCGGCCGCCTGGCGTCTGGGGGCCGGGGTGGTGGCGATGCTGATCGTCGTCTGGTCGGTGGTGAAAGCGGCGCCCGAGCACGAGTGGACCTGGCAGCGCCTCGGCCATGAGGCCAGCTCGTTCTGGTTCCTGTATGTCGGCACGGCCGCCGTCGCACTGCTCGGCGCCGCAGTCATGTTCGCGGTGGGTGCACTGCTTCGGTTCCTGTGGTCGCGTCTCACTGGTGTCGGCAACTGGCTGTTGCCCAGGTGGATTGCCGGGGGACTGGCCCTGGTGCTTCTCACGTGGGCACTGCTGGCCGCGCTGAACAACGTGGTTCTCCAGCGCACCCTGGACGGTTTCAACGCCACCTTCGCCGCCGGCGACAGGGACCTTGACGGTGCGCCCGAGCAGCCGGAGTCGATGTTTCGTTCCGGTGGTCCGCGATCGTCGCTGGACTGGGCGTCGACCGGCCGCGAAGGACGCCGCTTCCTCACCCGAGGACCCGGCACGGAGGAGCTGACCGACTTCACCGCGGGGGACGTGGTCGAGCCGGTGCGGGTCTTCGTGGGTCGTGCCGAGGCTTCGAGCATCGCTGAGCGCGTGGAGCTGGCCATCCAGGAGCTGGAGACCTTCGGCGCCTTTGAGCGGGCTGCATTGCTGGTGGTGATCCCCACCGGGACCGGCTGGATCAACGAGCAGATCGTGCAGCCGATGGAATATCTCCACAACGGCAACATCGCCACCGTGGCCGTGCAATATTCCCACCTGCCCAGCCCGTTGGCGTTCATGGCCGAGCTGGACGCGGCGGGTGACACCGGAACGAGACTGGTCGCCGAGGTCGAGAAGCGACTGGCGGAGCTGGATGACCCGCCTCACCTGTACGTCGCGGGGGAGAGCCTCGGATCCTTCGGTGGTGCACGGGCGTTTGACTCGTTGGCCGACAGCGCCCGGCGTACGGCTGGGGCGCTCTGGGTCGGGCCACCCGCAAGCATGCACCTGCGTCGAGAGGCCGAGCGCATCAGACGTTCCGGGTCGACGCAGGTGCGACCAGTGGTCGGTGACGGGGAGGACTTCCTCTTCGTCAACCGCACCAGTGACTTCGACCGGGTGGAGGCGGACAGTCGGCCCCACTCGGTGTTCCTGCAACAGGCCGACGACGGAGTCGTGTGGTGGGACTGGGACACCGCCTACTCCCGGCCGGACTGGCTGGAGGAACCACTCGACGCCGAGGTCAACCCCGACATGCGCTGGACGCCGCTCACCACGTTCCTCCAGCTGGCCGTCGACATGGCGGTGAGCAACGACTTCGACGAAGGGCAGGGCCACCTCTACGGCACAATGCCGCTGACCGCCTGGCACGCGATCCTGGCTCCGGCCGGCTGGGATGAGCAGAAGGTGGAGCGCCTGCGCGAACGCCTGGAGTCGGTGCAAAGGTGA
- a CDS encoding DUF1294 domain-containing protein, giving the protein MNRSGARALMAITVVVSLFALLIGLWAFDHIPTLVLVPYGLFSLVAFAMYGLDKAASRQRAQRISENALHLVGLIGGWPGALVARHLFRHKTRKQPFRQVFWVTVVANCAALTWLVYAAPFGQR; this is encoded by the coding sequence ATGAACCGGAGTGGCGCACGCGCACTGATGGCCATCACCGTGGTGGTCTCGCTCTTCGCACTCCTGATCGGTCTGTGGGCTTTCGACCACATCCCGACGCTGGTCCTGGTCCCCTATGGACTCTTCAGCCTCGTCGCCTTCGCGATGTATGGCCTCGACAAGGCCGCCTCGAGACAACGCGCGCAGCGCATCTCCGAGAACGCCCTGCACCTTGTCGGCCTGATCGGTGGCTGGCCCGGCGCCCTGGTCGCACGACACCTGTTCCGGCACAAGACCAGGAAGCAGCCGTTCCGCCAGGTCTTCTGGGTCACCGTCGTCGCCAACTGTGCGGCGCTCACCTGGCTGGTGTACGCCGCTCCGTTCGGGCAGCGCTGA